In the Plectropomus leopardus isolate mb chromosome 5, YSFRI_Pleo_2.0, whole genome shotgun sequence genome, one interval contains:
- the c1qtnf5 gene encoding complement C1q tumor necrosis factor-related protein 5, which produces MTSLRLLPLLHSLLFLQVHLSNHLEDNKIPPSLCTGHPGIPGSPGVHGSPGQPGRDGRDGRDAAPGEKGQKGDTGDPGETGVRGLTGDRGDPGEKGERGQPGECAVAPKSAFSVKLSEGHAIPLTVGNVVRFDKVVLNEQGDYNTETGRFTCKVPGVYYFAVHATVYRASLQFDLMKNAHTVASYFQFYGNWPKPASLSGGSLLHLIPGDQVWVQMALSEYNGFYSSTKTDSTFTGFLVYSDWKNSAVFA; this is translated from the exons ATGACCTCACTCAGGCTGTTGCCCTTGTTGcactccctcctcttcctccaagTCCATCTTTCCAACCACTTAGAAGACAACAAGATCCCTCCCAGTCTGTGTACTGGTCACCCTGGTATCCCGGGCTCTCCTGGAGTTCATGGCAGTCCTGGTCAACCGGGGAGAGACGGGAGGGACGGGAGAGATGCAGCTCCGGGGGAGAAGGGACAGAAGGGGGACACTGGAGACCCAG GTGAGACAGGAGTGCGAGGCCTGACCGGGGACAGAGGCGACCCGGGAGAAAAGGGGGAGAGGGGGCAGCCAGGAGAGTGCGCAGTGGCCCCCAAATCAGCCTTCAGTGTCAAGCTATCCGAGGGCCACGCTATACCACTAACTGTCGGCAATGTAGTCCGCTTTGATAAGGTCGTGCTCAATGAACAAGGCGACTACAACACAGAGACAGGGCGCTTCACGTGCAAAGTGCCGGGAGTTTATTACTTTGCCGTCCACGCCACAGTCTACCGTGCCAGCCTCCAGTTTGATCTgatgaaaaatgcacacacagtggCATCTTATTTTCAGTTCTACGGAAACTGGCCCAAACCGGCTTCTCTGTCAGGCGGCTCCCTGCTCCACCTCATCCCTGGTGACCAGGTGTGGGTCCAGATGGCTTTGTCAGAGTACAATGGATTTTACTCCAGCACCAAGACAGACAGCACCTTCACCGGCTTTCTGGTGTATTCAGACTGGAAAAACTCAGCTGTGTTTGCATGA